Genomic window (Gammaproteobacteria bacterium):
ACGCCGATGAACGAGCGCCAGGTGAAGCTGCTAAACCGCCTGCTCGATGGCTTCGAAGGCAAGCTCACCACCAGCAAGTGGGCGGCTATCACCAAGTGCTCGCCCGATACCGCCCTGCGTGACATCAACGAGCTGCTGGCCCACGGCGCATTGCGCAAATCCGCCGCCGGCGGTCGCAGCACCAGCTACGAGTTGAACGGGCCTCCCGCAGAGGTGGCCGCATCTGCCTGGGCAGCCGCAAGATCAACCTGAGCACCGTCTTCGCCGGGCAGAACGTCGGCATCAAGCAGGTCGCCGACCAGGAGACCGAGCGCATCACCAGCGCCGGGAATCCCTTCGGCGCTAGAGTGTTTCCCATGTGCCCGGAATAATCCGTTACCGATGTGCTCGGAATGGACCATCGATTGATGGTGGCCAGGGACGGAATCGAACCATCGACACGCGGATTTTCAGTCCGCTGCTCTACCAACTGAGCTACCTGGCCATCCGGGGAGGCGCCGCGCGGGGGCCGCGGCCTTGGAGGGCGCCCGCGGGCGAGGCCTCGCGGGGAGCGGTATTTAAGCCGCCCCCGCCAACCCGCGTCAAGGCAAGCGGCGCATCCGGCGGCCGCGGGCGCACCCTGGCCGGCCAGTGCCGGCGGTTGGGCGGGGGCCGTGCGGCCGTCCTACGGGCCGGATGGACGCAATTCCCCGATCATGGCGGCGGCAGTGGCTGGTCACCTGGTGGCTGGTGCTGGCGGCGCTGGCCGGGCCGGCGGCCTGGGCTGGCGATGAAGCGGACACCGACGCGGAGCCGGTCACGCGGGGGCAGGACATGCCGAGCCCCGAGGAACTGGAACGGCGCGGCGCGACCATCGGGCGGATCGACATCGAGGTCGGGGACATCTTCGACACCAGCGACCCGCGCGAGGACCGCATGCTCTACCGGCTCGCCAACGACCTGCACTACAGCACCCGCCCCTCCACGGTGCAGGACCAGCTGCTCCTGCAACCGGGCGACCTGTTCTCGGCGGAGCGCGCCGCGGAGACCGCGCGACTGCTGCGCGAGCAGGAATATTTCTCCGACGCGGACGTGCTGGCCCGCCACTACGACCCGGACACCAATACCGTGGACCTGGACGTGAAGGTGCACGATGTCTGGACGCTGGAACCCGGCATCGGCGTCGGGCGCTCGGGCGGCACCAACCGCTCGCGGCTGCGCCTGGCGGACTCGAATTTCCTCGGCCTCGGCCAGCAGCTCGCGGTGGAGTACAAGAGCAACGTCGACCGCTCGGGCCTGGGCGTGCAGTTCATCGATCCGCAGCTGTTCCACTCGCGCTGGGCCACGCAGGCGCACTACACCGACACCAGCGACGGCCGCCTCGGCTCGTTCGTGCTGGAACGGCCGTTCTTCGCCCTCGACAGCCGCTGGAGCGCAGGCGTCGCCGCCAACGCCATCGACGAAGTGACGCCGGTGTACGAATCGGGCGAGAAGGTGAGCGAGTTCGGCAGCAGCTACCGCGACTACTCGGTGCAGGGCGGCACCTCCAGGGGCCTGGTGGATGGCTGGGCGCGCCGCTGGCTCGCGGGCTACCGCTATGCGAGCGCCCGCTACCAGGCGGTGACGGACGGCGACACGCCCACCCGCGAGCTGCCGCAGGACTACACCCTGTCCTATCCGTGGGTGGGCGTCGAGCTGATCGAGGACCACTTCGAGACTTCGCGCAACCGCGACCAGATCGGCCGCACCGAGGACGTGTTCCTCGGCCGGCGCCTGCGCGCGTCGCTCGGCTGGTCGGCGCCCGCCTTCGGCGCGGACCGCTCCGCCGGCATCTTCTCGCTGCTGGGCTCCATGGGCCTGCCTTTCGGCCAGGGCAACGACCTGCACCTGAGCTCGGGCTGGGAGGGCCGCCTGGAATCAGGCGGCCTGGTGGATGCGGTGCTGCAGGCGGACTCCCGCTTCTACCACCGCTTCGACGAGCACAACACCTTCATGGCCTACTTCGCGGGCGCCCATGGCGATGGCCTCAGCGAGGACCACCCGCTGCAGCTCGGCGGCGACAACGGCCTGCGCGGCTATCCGCTGCGCTACGAGACCGGCGAGAACCGTGTGC
Coding sequences:
- a CDS encoding BamA/TamA family outer membrane protein yields the protein MDAIPRSWRRQWLVTWWLVLAALAGPAAWAGDEADTDAEPVTRGQDMPSPEELERRGATIGRIDIEVGDIFDTSDPREDRMLYRLANDLHYSTRPSTVQDQLLLQPGDLFSAERAAETARLLREQEYFSDADVLARHYDPDTNTVDLDVKVHDVWTLEPGIGVGRSGGTNRSRLRLADSNFLGLGQQLAVEYKSNVDRSGLGVQFIDPQLFHSRWATQAHYTDTSDGRLGSFVLERPFFALDSRWSAGVAANAIDEVTPVYESGEKVSEFGSSYRDYSVQGGTSRGLVDGWARRWLAGYRYASARYQAVTDGDTPTRELPQDYTLSYPWVGVELIEDHFETSRNRDQIGRTEDVFLGRRLRASLGWSAPAFGADRSAGIFSLLGSMGLPFGQGNDLHLSSGWEGRLESGGLVDAVLQADSRFYHRFDEHNTFMAYFAGAHGDGLSEDHPLQLGGDNGLRGYPLRYETGENRVLLTVEERYYTDWYPFRLFRVGAAVFADAGQAWGGDDPAAADAATPPPTGWLGDVGFGLRIGNARSGIGSVLHVDLAFPVAPPGDVSKVQLLLQAEKSF